One Cucurbita pepo subsp. pepo cultivar mu-cu-16 chromosome LG09, ASM280686v2, whole genome shotgun sequence DNA window includes the following coding sequences:
- the LOC111802697 gene encoding cytochrome c oxidase subunit 6b-3-like isoform X2, with protein MSAPQRPRDISKVARGEQAPRPVHEYGTVSKPPPPSSSSASSAQTNLDGNGDRRHGGKDEDSKVVVVEEGVETAPNDMRFPFTNQTRHCYTRYLDYHSCVRKKGEHAPECHKFAKYYRSLCPAEWIEKWNEQRELGIFPGPI; from the exons ATGTCGGCGCCTCAGCGACCCAGAGACATCAGCAAGGTGGCTCGCGGCGAGCAAGCCCCAAGGCCCGTTCACGAATACGGCACCGTTTCGAAGCCTCCGCcgccttcttcctcctccgcTTCCTCCGCTCAGACCAACCTCGACGGTAACGGCGATCGCCGCCACGGTGGCAAAGACGAAGACAGTAAG gtggtggtggtggaagaGGGAGTAGAGACAGCACCAAATGACATGCGGTTTCCTTTCACCAACCAAACACGGCACTGTTATACACGCTATTTGGATTACCATAg CTGCGTACGGAAGAAGGGGGAACACGCGCCTGAATGCCACAAGTTCGCCAAATATTACCGTTCTCTATGCCCCGCTGAATGG ATTGAGAAATGGAACGAGCAAAGGGAGCTTGGCATCTTCCCTGGTCCGATATAA
- the LOC111802697 gene encoding cytochrome c oxidase subunit 6b-3-like isoform X1, which translates to MSAPQRPRDISKVARGEQAPRPVHEYGTVSKPPPPSSSSASSAQTNLDGNGDRRHGGKDEDSKVVVVVEEGVETAPNDMRFPFTNQTRHCYTRYLDYHSCVRKKGEHAPECHKFAKYYRSLCPAEWIEKWNEQRELGIFPGPI; encoded by the exons ATGTCGGCGCCTCAGCGACCCAGAGACATCAGCAAGGTGGCTCGCGGCGAGCAAGCCCCAAGGCCCGTTCACGAATACGGCACCGTTTCGAAGCCTCCGCcgccttcttcctcctccgcTTCCTCCGCTCAGACCAACCTCGACGGTAACGGCGATCGCCGCCACGGTGGCAAAGACGAAGACAGTAAG gtggtggtggtggtggaagaGGGAGTAGAGACAGCACCAAATGACATGCGGTTTCCTTTCACCAACCAAACACGGCACTGTTATACACGCTATTTGGATTACCATAg CTGCGTACGGAAGAAGGGGGAACACGCGCCTGAATGCCACAAGTTCGCCAAATATTACCGTTCTCTATGCCCCGCTGAATGG ATTGAGAAATGGAACGAGCAAAGGGAGCTTGGCATCTTCCCTGGTCCGATATAA